One genomic region from Corallococcus soli encodes:
- the mdh gene encoding malate dehydrogenase, which translates to MAHKKKKIGLIGGGQIGGNLALLAVQKQLGDVVLYDIPAAEGLVKGKALDINQLSAVDGLDCRVTGSTDWKDVAGSDVIIITAGVPRKPGMTREDLLDVNLKIMRDVAGNIKQHAPNAFVINVANPLDAMVYALHKIAGLPDNMVVGMAGVLDTSRFKCFVAEALGSSIRDVEALVLGGHGDDMVPLVRHSTVGGVPLTQLIAKDKLDAIIDRTRKGGAELVGLYKTGSAYFGPAASSIAMAESFLFDRKRVLPAAAMLKGQYGISDFFFGVPVQIGAGGVEKVITVELNDAEKAELKKSYESVKQTVELVKL; encoded by the coding sequence ATGGCTCACAAGAAGAAGAAGATCGGCCTCATCGGCGGCGGTCAGATTGGCGGCAACCTGGCCCTGCTGGCGGTCCAGAAGCAGCTCGGCGACGTCGTGCTCTACGACATCCCGGCGGCCGAAGGTCTGGTCAAGGGCAAGGCGCTGGACATCAACCAGCTGTCCGCGGTGGACGGCCTGGACTGCCGCGTCACCGGCTCCACGGACTGGAAGGACGTGGCCGGCTCGGACGTGATCATCATCACGGCCGGCGTGCCCCGCAAGCCGGGCATGACCCGCGAGGACCTGCTCGACGTCAACCTGAAAATCATGCGGGACGTGGCGGGCAACATCAAGCAGCACGCCCCCAACGCCTTCGTGATCAACGTCGCGAACCCGCTGGACGCGATGGTGTACGCGCTCCACAAGATCGCCGGCCTGCCGGACAACATGGTCGTGGGCATGGCGGGCGTGCTGGACACCAGCCGCTTCAAGTGCTTCGTGGCGGAGGCCCTGGGCTCCTCCATCCGTGACGTGGAGGCGCTGGTGCTCGGCGGCCACGGCGACGACATGGTGCCCCTCGTGCGCCACAGCACCGTGGGCGGCGTGCCGCTCACCCAGCTCATCGCCAAGGACAAGCTGGACGCCATCATCGACCGCACCCGCAAGGGCGGCGCGGAGCTGGTGGGCCTGTACAAGACGGGCAGCGCCTACTTCGGGCCGGCCGCCTCCTCCATCGCCATGGCGGAGAGCTTCCTGTTTGATCGCAAGCGCGTCCTGCCGGCCGCGGCCATGCTCAAGGGCCAGTACGGCATCAGCGACTTCTTCTTCGGCGTCCCCGTGCAGATCGGCGCGGGCGGCGTGGAGAAGGTCATCACCGTGGAGCTGAACGACGCGGAGAAGGCCGAACTGAAGAAGTCCTACGAGTCGGTGAAGCAGACGGTGGAGCTCGTCAAGCTGTAG
- the rpsP gene encoding 30S ribosomal protein S16 encodes MAVVLRLARAGAKKMPYYHVVATDSRSPRDGKFLEQVGSYDPNHSPAKVQFNEERLNYWLKSGALPSETVADLIKTAKKQAPATTA; translated from the coding sequence ATGGCCGTTGTCCTCCGTCTTGCCCGCGCGGGCGCCAAGAAGATGCCGTACTACCATGTGGTTGCCACCGACTCGCGCAGCCCGCGCGACGGCAAGTTCCTGGAGCAGGTCGGCTCCTACGACCCCAACCACAGCCCCGCGAAGGTGCAGTTCAACGAGGAGCGGCTGAACTACTGGCTCAAGAGCGGCGCGCTGCCCTCGGAGACGGTCGCGGACCTGATCAAGACGGCGAAGAAGCAGGCCCCGGCGACCACCGCCTGA
- the sdhA gene encoding succinate dehydrogenase flavoprotein subunit — MAAAARFTVVGGGLAGLMTTIKLAEAGHQVDVLSLVPVKRSHSVCAQGGINGAVNTKGEGDHPDIHVMDTLRGGDFLAEQTSVKGMCYAAPGIIYLLDRMGVTFNRTPEGLLDFRRFGGTLHNRTAFAGATTGQQLLYALDEQVRRYEAEGKVTKYEYWEWLGTVKDGNGRCIGSVAMDLRTMEIRTFPAEAVCLATGGPGIVFGRSTNSIINTGTAAGRAYMEGALYANGEFIQVHPTSIPGEDKLRLMSESVRGEGGRVWVPRKKGDVRAPRDIPESERWYFLEEKYPKYKNLVPRDVATREIFMVCRDLGMGLGGRDGVYLDVTHIPAKTLDAKIKGVMEIYEKFVGDDPRHTPMVIFPGMHYSMGGLHVSFEADAKTQTPKDGSPVNQTTRIPGLYAAGEADYAFHGANRLGANSLLSCIYSGMIGGPAMASFAKANEVSAAAMPEKYFNDAKAYWVDRFATIKAMNGAENPYQLAKELGDVMTENCTVVRYNDRLKKTVERIRDLKDRWSRVNVLDTGVVANRALSYTNQVWNMLELGEVIATSALMRDESRGAHYKPDFSLPEPKTKDPRQDPTWMELWKKRHEKWAKTTIASYATQGPEISYQDLPTPVLDPEPRWYA; from the coding sequence ATGGCGGCAGCAGCGCGATTCACGGTGGTGGGCGGCGGTCTCGCCGGGCTGATGACGACGATCAAGCTGGCGGAGGCGGGTCACCAGGTGGACGTGCTCTCGCTCGTCCCGGTCAAACGCTCGCACTCCGTCTGTGCCCAGGGCGGTATCAACGGCGCGGTGAACACGAAGGGTGAGGGTGACCACCCGGACATCCACGTGATGGACACGCTGCGTGGCGGCGACTTCCTCGCGGAGCAGACGTCCGTGAAGGGCATGTGCTACGCGGCGCCCGGCATCATCTACCTGTTGGATCGCATGGGCGTGACGTTCAACCGCACGCCGGAAGGGCTGCTCGACTTCCGCCGCTTCGGCGGCACCCTGCACAACCGCACCGCGTTCGCGGGCGCCACCACCGGCCAGCAGCTGCTGTACGCGCTGGACGAGCAGGTGCGCCGCTACGAGGCGGAGGGCAAGGTCACCAAGTACGAGTACTGGGAGTGGCTGGGCACGGTGAAGGACGGGAACGGCCGCTGCATCGGCAGCGTGGCCATGGACCTGCGCACCATGGAGATCCGCACCTTCCCGGCGGAGGCCGTGTGCCTCGCCACGGGCGGGCCGGGCATCGTCTTCGGGCGCTCCACCAACTCCATCATCAACACTGGCACCGCCGCGGGCCGCGCGTACATGGAAGGCGCGCTGTACGCCAACGGCGAGTTCATCCAGGTGCACCCGACCTCCATCCCGGGCGAGGACAAGCTGCGCCTGATGAGCGAGTCGGTGCGCGGCGAGGGTGGCCGCGTCTGGGTGCCGCGCAAGAAGGGCGACGTGCGCGCTCCCCGGGACATCCCGGAGTCGGAGCGCTGGTACTTCCTGGAAGAGAAGTACCCCAAGTACAAGAACCTGGTGCCTCGCGACGTCGCGACGCGGGAGATCTTCATGGTCTGCCGCGACCTGGGCATGGGCCTGGGCGGGCGCGACGGCGTGTACCTGGACGTGACGCACATCCCGGCCAAGACGCTCGACGCGAAGATCAAGGGCGTCATGGAGATCTACGAGAAGTTCGTCGGGGATGATCCGCGCCACACGCCGATGGTCATCTTCCCGGGCATGCACTACTCCATGGGCGGCCTGCACGTCTCCTTCGAGGCGGATGCGAAGACGCAGACCCCCAAGGACGGCAGCCCGGTCAACCAGACCACGCGCATCCCCGGCCTGTACGCGGCGGGCGAGGCGGACTACGCCTTCCACGGCGCGAACCGCCTGGGCGCCAACTCGCTCCTGTCGTGCATCTACTCGGGCATGATCGGAGGCCCGGCGATGGCGTCCTTCGCCAAGGCGAACGAGGTCAGCGCGGCGGCGATGCCGGAGAAGTACTTCAACGACGCGAAGGCCTACTGGGTGGACCGCTTCGCCACCATCAAGGCCATGAACGGCGCGGAGAACCCGTACCAGCTCGCCAAGGAGCTGGGCGACGTGATGACGGAGAACTGCACCGTGGTGCGCTACAACGACCGCCTGAAGAAGACGGTGGAGCGCATCCGCGACCTGAAGGACCGCTGGAGCCGCGTCAACGTGCTGGACACGGGCGTCGTCGCCAACCGCGCGCTGTCCTACACCAACCAGGTCTGGAACATGCTGGAGCTGGGAGAGGTCATCGCCACCAGCGCGCTCATGCGCGACGAGAGCCGCGGCGCCCACTACAAGCCGGACTTCTCCCTGCCGGAGCCCAAGACGAAGGATCCGCGCCAGGATCCGACCTGGATGGAGCTGTGGAAGAAGCGCCACGAGAAGTGGGCGAAGACGACCATCGCCAGCTACGCGACCCAGGGCCCGGAGATTTCCTACCAGGACCTGCCGACGCCGGTGCTGGACCCCGAGCCGCGCTGGTACGCATAG
- a CDS encoding siderophore-interacting protein translates to MSGGSERVSRRGPFPVKLRLLEVLRVTQLTPHMVRVTLGGPELEGFTTPGADDHVKVFFAEPGVNKPNMPVVGPHGLSMPEGLAKPASRDYTPRRFDPKAGELDLDFVLHGEGPACQWAAHTKPGDFLGIGGPRSTHDVADDFDWYLLAGDQSALPAIARRLEELPAGARAFAFIEVADASEEQRIDSRADVQLTWLHRGGAEAGTTRLLEDALRAWTQPPGEGFVFVAGEATSLKPIREHLVAERGLNKDWMRVTGYWKRGAAEHHDSKG, encoded by the coding sequence ATGAGCGGTGGATCAGAGCGCGTGAGTCGTCGGGGGCCGTTCCCGGTGAAGTTGCGGTTGCTGGAGGTGCTTCGGGTGACGCAGCTGACGCCGCACATGGTGCGCGTGACGCTGGGGGGCCCGGAGCTGGAGGGCTTCACCACGCCCGGCGCGGACGACCACGTGAAGGTCTTCTTCGCGGAGCCCGGGGTGAACAAGCCGAACATGCCGGTGGTGGGGCCCCATGGCCTGTCCATGCCGGAGGGGCTCGCGAAGCCCGCGTCGCGTGACTACACGCCGCGCCGCTTCGACCCCAAGGCGGGGGAGCTGGACCTGGACTTCGTGCTGCACGGCGAAGGCCCGGCGTGCCAGTGGGCCGCCCACACGAAGCCCGGCGACTTCCTGGGCATTGGCGGGCCGCGGAGCACCCACGACGTGGCGGACGACTTCGACTGGTACCTGCTCGCGGGCGACCAGAGCGCCCTGCCGGCCATCGCCCGGCGGCTGGAGGAGCTGCCGGCGGGCGCTCGCGCGTTCGCCTTCATCGAGGTGGCGGACGCCTCCGAGGAGCAGCGCATCGACAGCCGCGCGGACGTGCAGCTCACCTGGCTGCACCGGGGAGGCGCGGAGGCGGGCACGACGCGGCTGCTGGAGGATGCGCTGCGGGCCTGGACCCAGCCTCCCGGGGAGGGGTTCGTGTTCGTGGCGGGCGAGGCGACGTCGCTCAAGCCCATCCGGGAACACCTGGTGGCCGAGCGCGGTCTCAACAAGGACTGGATGCGCGTGACGGGCTACTGGAAGCGTGGCGCCGCCGAGCACCACGACTCCAAGGGGTAG
- the rplS gene encoding 50S ribosomal protein L19, with product MRRSLIQHVENKFLRQDLTQFRTGDSVRVHWKVKEGEKERVQAFEGVVIRKTKGTNRATFTVRKMSFGVGVERIFPLHSPRYEKIEVLTRGDVNRKRLFYLRELKGKASRVDVQVDPERAAKKAAKLAAAQG from the coding sequence ATGCGCCGCAGCCTCATTCAGCACGTCGAAAACAAGTTCCTGCGCCAGGACCTCACCCAGTTCCGTACGGGTGATTCCGTTCGCGTCCACTGGAAGGTCAAGGAAGGCGAGAAGGAGCGCGTGCAGGCCTTCGAGGGCGTGGTCATCCGCAAGACCAAGGGCACCAACCGCGCCACGTTCACCGTGCGCAAGATGTCCTTCGGCGTCGGCGTGGAGCGCATCTTCCCCCTCCACAGCCCCCGCTACGAGAAGATCGAGGTCCTCACCCGCGGCGACGTGAACCGCAAGCGCCTCTTCTACCTCCGCGAGCTGAAGGGCAAGGCCTCTCGCGTCGACGTGCAGGTGGACCCGGAGCGCGCCGCGAAGAAGGCCGCCAAGCTCGCCGCAGCCCAGGGCTAG
- the trmD gene encoding tRNA (guanosine(37)-N1)-methyltransferase TrmD: MSYPVEILTLFPGMLSGYLGASILGKAQEKGLFRVTLTDVRDFAVGKHHVTDDSPYGGGAGMVMKPEPLVAAIEAARARLPGAKVLLMSPRGPVFTQTTARELVRHEAGLILVCGRYEGVDERVMPYLDGELSLGDFVLTGGEVAAMAVVDAVTRLVPGVLGNEASSVAESFEEGLLEYPHYTRPPVFRGVEVPAVLQSGDHARIARWRRWKAIKLTQARRPDLYSRLEFGKADQKLLARGEEEL; the protein is encoded by the coding sequence GTGAGTTACCCCGTGGAGATCCTCACGCTGTTCCCGGGGATGCTGTCCGGCTATCTGGGCGCGAGCATCCTCGGGAAGGCGCAGGAGAAGGGGCTCTTCCGCGTCACGCTCACCGACGTGCGCGACTTCGCCGTGGGCAAGCACCACGTCACCGACGACTCGCCCTACGGCGGGGGCGCCGGCATGGTGATGAAGCCCGAACCGCTGGTGGCCGCCATCGAGGCCGCGCGGGCCCGCCTGCCCGGCGCGAAGGTGCTGCTGATGAGCCCCCGCGGCCCCGTCTTCACCCAGACCACCGCGCGCGAGCTGGTGCGGCACGAGGCCGGGCTGATCCTCGTCTGCGGCCGGTACGAGGGCGTGGACGAACGGGTGATGCCCTACCTGGACGGCGAGCTGTCCCTGGGCGACTTCGTGCTCACGGGCGGCGAGGTCGCGGCCATGGCGGTGGTGGACGCCGTGACGCGGCTGGTGCCGGGGGTGCTGGGCAACGAGGCGTCCTCGGTGGCGGAGAGCTTCGAGGAGGGCCTGCTCGAGTACCCGCACTACACCCGGCCGCCCGTCTTCCGGGGCGTCGAGGTCCCGGCCGTCCTCCAGTCCGGCGATCACGCCAGGATCGCGCGCTGGCGTCGCTGGAAGGCCATCAAGCTCACGCAGGCGCGGCGTCCCGATCTGTATTCGCGCCTGGAGTTCGGCAAGGCGGATCAGAAATTGCTCGCCAGGGGTGAGGAAGAGTTGTAA
- the ndk gene encoding nucleoside-diphosphate kinase: MAIERTLSIIKPDGLKKHVVGQIISRFEAKGLTPVAIRLQQLSQMEAEGFYAVHSARGFFKDLVAFMISGPVVLMVLEGENAVLANRDLMGATDPKKADKGTIRADFADSIDANTVHGSDSLENAKNEIAYFFRETEIQKY; the protein is encoded by the coding sequence ATGGCCATCGAGCGCACGCTGTCCATCATCAAGCCGGACGGGCTCAAGAAGCACGTCGTCGGGCAGATCATCTCCCGCTTCGAGGCGAAGGGCCTGACGCCCGTCGCCATCCGTCTGCAGCAGCTGTCGCAGATGGAAGCGGAGGGCTTCTACGCGGTCCACAGCGCCCGGGGTTTCTTCAAGGACCTGGTCGCCTTCATGATCTCCGGCCCGGTGGTCCTGATGGTGCTGGAGGGTGAGAACGCCGTCCTCGCCAACCGCGACCTCATGGGCGCCACGGATCCGAAGAAGGCCGACAAGGGCACCATCCGCGCGGACTTCGCGGACAGCATCGACGCGAACACGGTGCACGGCTCGGACAGCCTGGAGAACGCGAAGAACGAGATCGCGTACTTCTTCCGCGAGACCGAGATCCAGAAGTACTAG
- a CDS encoding KH domain-containing protein yields MEPLLTYLAKALVDQPDQVALRISEADGGQLYELKVAPEDVGKVIGRDGRTVNALRTLLNAAAQKQGQKVRLEILDDRRAPGSPAVPPAPDAAR; encoded by the coding sequence GTGGAGCCGCTGCTCACGTATCTGGCGAAGGCCCTGGTCGATCAACCGGACCAGGTCGCCCTGCGCATCTCCGAGGCGGATGGCGGCCAGCTCTATGAGCTGAAGGTCGCCCCCGAGGACGTCGGCAAGGTCATCGGTCGTGATGGGCGCACGGTGAACGCCCTCCGGACGCTGCTCAACGCCGCCGCCCAGAAGCAGGGCCAGAAGGTCCGCCTGGAGATTCTCGACGATCGCCGCGCCCCGGGCTCGCCCGCGGTGCCGCCAGCTCCGGACGCCGCGCGGTGA
- the sucC gene encoding ADP-forming succinate--CoA ligase subunit beta, translating to MKIHEYQGKELFRKYGVPTPRGILALSPNEAEAAAKTLATPVVVVKSQIHAGGRGKGGGVKLAKSPAEAKELAAQMLGMKLKTIQTGPEGQTVHKVYIEEGLAIGQELYLGVTLDRATSRITFMASREGGVEIEEVAEHHPEKILRESVDPAVGFLDFQGRKLAFGLGLTGPTVNKFVQFCSALYRMFMETDAALVEVNPLVILKDGGVVALDAKVTFDENALYRHKDLLEYRDVAEEEPRETQAKEFDLAYIALDGNIGCMVNGAGLAMATMDTIKLVGGAPANFLDVGGGANKEKVTAAFKLILADPQVKAVLVNIFGGIMKCDVIAEGIIAAAKEVQLKIPLVVRLEGTNVEKGKDLLRNSGLAITPADNLRQAAEKAVAAIQ from the coding sequence ATGAAGATCCACGAGTACCAGGGCAAGGAACTCTTCCGGAAGTATGGCGTGCCCACGCCGCGCGGCATCCTCGCGCTCTCCCCCAACGAAGCGGAGGCCGCGGCGAAGACGCTGGCCACTCCGGTCGTCGTGGTGAAGTCGCAGATCCACGCGGGCGGCCGCGGCAAGGGCGGCGGCGTGAAGCTGGCCAAGAGCCCCGCGGAGGCCAAGGAGCTCGCCGCCCAGATGCTGGGCATGAAGCTCAAGACCATCCAGACCGGCCCGGAAGGGCAGACGGTCCACAAGGTCTACATCGAGGAAGGGCTCGCCATCGGCCAGGAGCTGTACCTGGGCGTGACGCTCGACCGCGCCACCAGCCGCATCACCTTCATGGCGTCCCGCGAGGGCGGCGTGGAGATTGAAGAAGTGGCCGAGCACCACCCGGAGAAGATCCTCCGCGAGTCGGTGGACCCGGCGGTGGGCTTCCTGGACTTCCAGGGCCGCAAGCTGGCCTTCGGGCTGGGCCTCACGGGCCCCACGGTGAACAAGTTCGTGCAGTTCTGCTCCGCGCTCTACCGGATGTTCATGGAGACGGACGCGGCGCTCGTGGAGGTCAACCCGCTGGTCATCCTGAAGGATGGCGGCGTGGTGGCGCTCGACGCGAAGGTCACCTTCGACGAGAACGCGCTCTACCGGCACAAGGACCTGCTGGAGTACCGCGACGTCGCGGAGGAGGAGCCCCGCGAGACGCAGGCCAAGGAGTTCGACCTGGCCTACATCGCGCTGGACGGCAACATCGGCTGCATGGTGAACGGCGCGGGTCTGGCCATGGCCACCATGGACACCATCAAGCTGGTGGGCGGCGCTCCGGCCAACTTCCTGGACGTGGGCGGCGGCGCGAACAAGGAGAAGGTGACGGCGGCCTTCAAGCTCATCCTCGCGGACCCCCAGGTCAAGGCGGTGCTCGTCAACATCTTCGGCGGCATCATGAAGTGCGACGTCATCGCCGAGGGCATCATCGCGGCGGCCAAGGAAGTGCAGCTCAAGATCCCGCTCGTCGTGCGGCTTGAGGGCACCAACGTGGAGAAGGGCAAGGACCTCCTCCGCAACTCCGGGCTCGCCATCACCCCCGCGGACAACCTGCGCCAGGCGGCTGAGAAGGCCGTGGCGGCGATCCAGTAG
- the rlmN gene encoding 23S rRNA (adenine(2503)-C(2))-methyltransferase RlmN — protein MSESTATVLPVTEPLPAPTPAKLVDVASLSKEKLALFLGEQLGERPFRAAQLYRWLHQRGATTFDEMTDLSKGLREKLKVQAEIVPLVKDLEQRSVDGTIKYRFKTRDGRFIESVYMPSEDRKTLCVSTQVGCAMACTFCMTGTLGLKRNLTPGEIVAQVHAVNREVRRNESLETLRPLTNLVFMGMGEPLHNFENLKTALAILQSQDGPNFSHRHITVSTVGLVPMIERFGQETDVKLAISLNASTDEQRSKTMPVNRKWNIAALLDACRKFPLRQGRRITFEYVLLKGFNDTDEDAHRLRELLRDIPAKVNLIPYNENPGLGFQSTGEERAEEFRAILSEAHVAAYIRRNRGRDIAGACGQLANRGEAAAEAPT, from the coding sequence ATGTCCGAGTCCACCGCCACCGTCCTACCCGTCACCGAGCCCCTGCCCGCGCCCACGCCGGCGAAGCTGGTCGACGTGGCCAGTCTCTCCAAGGAGAAGCTCGCCCTGTTCCTGGGCGAGCAGCTGGGCGAGCGCCCGTTCCGCGCCGCGCAGCTCTACCGCTGGCTGCACCAGCGGGGGGCCACGACGTTCGATGAGATGACGGACCTGTCCAAGGGCCTGCGCGAGAAGCTCAAGGTCCAGGCGGAGATCGTCCCGCTGGTGAAGGACCTGGAGCAGCGCAGCGTCGACGGCACCATCAAGTACCGCTTCAAGACGCGCGACGGGCGCTTCATCGAGTCCGTCTACATGCCGTCGGAGGACCGCAAGACGCTCTGCGTGTCCACCCAGGTGGGCTGCGCCATGGCGTGCACCTTCTGCATGACGGGCACGCTGGGCCTCAAGCGCAACCTGACGCCCGGGGAGATCGTCGCCCAGGTGCACGCGGTGAACCGCGAGGTGCGGCGCAACGAGTCCCTGGAGACGCTCCGTCCGCTCACGAACCTGGTGTTCATGGGCATGGGCGAGCCGCTGCACAACTTCGAGAACCTCAAGACGGCGCTCGCCATCCTCCAGTCCCAGGACGGCCCCAACTTCAGCCACCGACACATCACCGTCTCCACGGTGGGCCTGGTGCCCATGATCGAGCGCTTCGGTCAGGAGACGGACGTCAAGCTGGCCATCTCGCTCAACGCCAGCACGGACGAGCAGCGCAGCAAGACGATGCCGGTGAACCGCAAGTGGAACATCGCGGCGCTGCTGGACGCGTGCCGCAAGTTCCCGCTGCGCCAGGGCCGGCGCATCACCTTCGAGTACGTGCTGCTCAAGGGCTTCAACGACACCGACGAGGACGCGCACCGGCTGAGGGAGCTGCTGCGGGACATCCCGGCGAAGGTGAATCTGATCCCCTACAACGAGAACCCCGGCCTGGGGTTCCAGAGCACGGGCGAGGAGCGGGCGGAGGAGTTCCGCGCCATCCTCTCCGAAGCCCACGTCGCGGCGTACATCCGCAGGAACCGGGGCCGGGACATCGCCGGCGCCTGTGGGCAGCTCGCCAACCGGGGCGAAGCGGCCGCGGAAGCCCCGACGTGA
- the sucD gene encoding succinate--CoA ligase subunit alpha, whose amino-acid sequence MSILVNENTKVLVQGITGSAGSFHAKQMLEYGTKLVGGVTPGKGGTDFEGKVPVFNSVADAVKQSGANTSVIFVPPPFAADSIMEAADAGISLIITITEGIPVNDMIRAKRYLQGKSVRLIGPNCPGVITPGAKCKIGIMPGHIHKPGRIGVVSRSGTLTYEAVHQLTQLGLGQSTAVGIGGDPVNGTDFVDVLKLFNADPETDAVIMIGEIGGSAEEAGAEYVAREFTKPIAGFIAGQSAPPGKRMGHAGAIISGGKGTAGEKIKAMEAAGILMAASPAELGTTLQEVVKRGAPKKNR is encoded by the coding sequence ATGAGCATCCTCGTCAACGAGAATACGAAGGTCCTCGTCCAGGGCATCACCGGCTCGGCGGGCTCGTTCCACGCCAAGCAGATGTTGGAGTACGGGACGAAGCTGGTGGGCGGTGTCACGCCGGGCAAGGGCGGCACCGACTTCGAGGGCAAGGTCCCCGTGTTCAACTCGGTGGCCGACGCCGTGAAGCAGTCGGGCGCGAACACGTCCGTCATCTTCGTGCCGCCGCCCTTCGCCGCCGACTCCATCATGGAGGCCGCGGACGCGGGCATCTCCCTCATCATCACCATCACCGAGGGCATCCCCGTCAACGACATGATCCGCGCCAAGCGCTACCTGCAGGGCAAGTCGGTGCGCCTCATCGGCCCGAACTGCCCGGGCGTCATCACGCCCGGCGCGAAGTGCAAGATCGGCATCATGCCGGGCCACATCCACAAGCCGGGCCGCATCGGCGTGGTGTCGCGCTCCGGCACGCTGACCTATGAGGCCGTGCACCAGCTCACGCAGCTGGGCCTGGGCCAGTCCACGGCGGTGGGCATCGGCGGTGACCCCGTCAACGGCACCGACTTCGTGGACGTGCTGAAGCTCTTCAACGCGGATCCGGAGACGGACGCGGTGATCATGATTGGTGAGATCGGCGGCAGCGCCGAAGAGGCGGGCGCGGAGTACGTGGCCCGTGAGTTCACCAAGCCGATCGCCGGCTTCATCGCCGGTCAGTCCGCGCCCCCGGGCAAGCGCATGGGCCACGCGGGCGCCATCATCTCCGGCGGCAAGGGCACGGCCGGTGAGAAGATCAAGGCGATGGAGGCCGCGGGCATCCTGATGGCCGCGAGCCCCGCCGAGCTGGGCACCACGCTGCAGGAAGTCGTCAAGCGCGGCGCCCCCAAGAAGAACCGCTGA
- the rimM gene encoding ribosome maturation factor RimM (Essential for efficient processing of 16S rRNA), which translates to MSASTCLELGYVARAHGLKGEVAVRSFDPASETLGTVERVRLRLRSGEEREMVVESFRGANKEDLLGFEGVETRVAAEALVGSKVFVYREDLEPPEEGEFFQGDLVGLAAVDEQGTSLGTVEEVWATGEVPNLVIRAKGRPELVVPFADEFVPSVDIAAGRIVIRPPEYLEVEGRDDGDAG; encoded by the coding sequence GTGAGCGCATCCACCTGTCTGGAGCTGGGCTATGTGGCCCGCGCGCACGGCCTGAAGGGCGAGGTGGCGGTCCGCAGCTTCGACCCCGCCTCGGAGACGCTCGGCACCGTCGAGCGTGTCCGCCTGCGTCTGCGCTCCGGTGAGGAGCGCGAGATGGTGGTGGAGTCCTTCCGCGGCGCGAACAAGGAGGACCTGCTGGGCTTCGAGGGCGTGGAGACGCGCGTCGCCGCCGAGGCCCTGGTGGGTTCGAAGGTGTTCGTCTACCGCGAGGACCTGGAGCCGCCCGAGGAGGGCGAGTTCTTCCAGGGCGACCTCGTGGGGCTCGCCGCCGTGGACGAGCAGGGCACGTCCCTGGGCACCGTGGAAGAGGTCTGGGCCACCGGCGAGGTGCCCAACCTGGTGATCCGCGCGAAGGGCCGTCCGGAGCTGGTGGTGCCCTTCGCGGACGAGTTCGTTCCGTCGGTGGACATCGCGGCGGGGCGCATCGTGATCCGCCCCCCTGAATACCTGGAGGTCGAGGGGCGCGACGACGGAGACGCGGGGTGA
- the sdhB gene encoding succinate dehydrogenase iron-sulfur subunit, whose amino-acid sequence MDTAQASAVSTQTITFRIWRQVDPNQPGHFEEFKVPYRKGANVISCLMEIQRNPVTTDGKKVAPVIWDAACLEEVCGSCAININGRVRMACSALVDKLEQPITLEPMKKFPVVRDLTVDRERMFDSLKRVKGWIPVDGTYNLGPGPRQSQKDHSVMYVLSTCITCGSCLEACPQVTVDNDFIGAAAISQARLFNMNPTGKLNAEERTRALMGPGGIQDCGKSQNCVKVCPKEIPLTTSIAVMNREVSKLMIKDIFFKEEDQKASSGPG is encoded by the coding sequence ATGGACACCGCACAGGCCAGCGCCGTCAGCACCCAGACCATCACCTTCCGCATCTGGCGGCAGGTGGATCCGAACCAGCCGGGCCACTTCGAGGAGTTCAAGGTCCCCTATCGCAAGGGCGCCAACGTCATCTCCTGCCTGATGGAGATCCAGCGCAACCCCGTCACCACGGACGGCAAGAAGGTCGCCCCGGTCATCTGGGACGCCGCCTGCCTCGAAGAGGTGTGTGGCAGCTGCGCCATCAACATCAACGGCCGGGTGCGCATGGCGTGCTCCGCGCTGGTGGACAAGCTGGAGCAGCCCATCACCCTGGAGCCGATGAAGAAGTTCCCGGTGGTGCGCGACCTCACCGTGGACCGCGAGCGCATGTTCGATTCGCTCAAGCGCGTGAAGGGGTGGATCCCCGTCGACGGCACGTACAACCTGGGCCCTGGCCCGCGCCAGTCGCAGAAGGACCACTCCGTGATGTACGTGCTGTCCACGTGCATCACCTGCGGCAGCTGCCTGGAGGCGTGCCCCCAGGTGACGGTGGACAACGACTTCATCGGCGCCGCCGCCATCAGCCAGGCCCGCCTGTTCAACATGAACCCCACGGGCAAGCTCAACGCGGAGGAGCGCACGCGCGCCCTCATGGGCCCCGGTGGCATCCAGGACTGCGGCAAGTCGCAGAACTGCGTGAAGGTCTGCCCGAAGGAGATCCCCCTCACCACCTCCATCGCGGTGATGAACCGTGAGGTGTCCAAGCTGATGATCAAGGACATCTTCTTCAAGGAAGAGGATCAGAAGGCGTCGAGCGGTCCGGGCTAG